The following proteins come from a genomic window of Bactrocera tryoni isolate S06 chromosome 1, CSIRO_BtryS06_freeze2, whole genome shotgun sequence:
- the LOC120769003 gene encoding ectopic P granules protein 5 homolog isoform X2, producing the protein MATLEKPKVKTKKSKTKQKPEVSINTLAASEQQSKDINKTTTKSDLSNEDIEPVDFEQFATTSTRDIISQECGIASEYVEPVESTPASGNILAEQLSLAEELAHVDEVKENQIVTPSPTDLQITPTAPVDNVPKSLPTPIAPIETVPVLQYPNLTTLQHVETKSNVVYKPTKATSPKYSFTNSQLLPFTLEQRKQLYHCPDLDLVQQFELDFLMNSLLETYENDPLYAALLEYYNLQSKLSVNMYDVDKARKLVTNAQKQIWTEVPVTKTFSAACGDRVIVKETVTYNVAQVVGKNLENTSAALNNLYELVCNTYTTNLITAKITKVKIDQMIDDIISPNCLVKLAQKERITLEKQLDPSVIPYVAHLRRSISILFNFVRKLSPNKDFSNDLKMWVRKLVSLHLLVATKEDHWFLLFNILRCPSGVGDWATELLQIPFGDSTSTEATTSARNSEIPLNINSPEMSNCIATLQILLLPIKKRNEYLKDFEKEISDPARDERWILIDSDGEDSHNANGECVGLKESDLIAFLNQIPFGKVFISALSIEQFLNDYVVSPDLILANDVLRVITYFSNLIEIFGEGMLTYNTERYKQLAKRLGRLIRHTLQYSSDYYDLFMHNSIPKDAKTCERISVELNTLLFKACSYIYRSRNLSTWQYFSSLPFHSLDNEITWQIFYYLNISFPREMPAVQIDYSELINTPEFWKKFNVANADSSAEDLYYLLQAFFEIANERDRAKDWELIKTICLHIFNIGYVNVNTREICYKTSRDMLVNLTLSYEDLITCLLLQLKVRFNEIENGIYLIKSLPLENWKPGMDSFEILSNWLLHFDYASQENMLARIVISHLNWSFDYDGRLFLPHNIHLRMACLVSEALNKHAPEVIGLSGISEGVRQVSNLIDLSISSKEQFSTWCWTMISLLRLHLMDQGVESIKRTLRNPTEPLMFVPELEHIQMIYQGVTENRPLSVYVAVLVSLHGHTIPLICQKGLELMKLLLNDYRHAAVIRCLELIVPLFLETPETLANCENFHAILNTLLSADRTYLKMAKDMIYPNSIGPVLQLLDNMIHHQITSYTDYALSTPLNLINAWLNLLTALPNWQNTNVVYLLDMILRIAYQFSDARYQAVEFFHNYFKGCDEWKGASKMSTLKTLFGSVQLRIPTVSPLNGWLALVLLEIEFKTQEAFFWPEFLRQLAVANGRNSLEAALKKTFATFKLSNTFPPQLLVIYKYANVIAGMDISHPVFPILCQKFFELYLSRVPLECDEYSFGGVYGVSDKFYEFNVPLMKKISTNLKAADVFYANEATKRATEESLSIFYNDCSKIMKTYVLWLQETVINQHSKDDCNFPPQYNNEKLREILHGNTSHWTEFLYLPDIRKLQKHQAQQWAQKCLRSKAMKQLRTPLPPKTHIEPAARIKQQLASYDKILEAPKYTKPVINTTNEITNQTLTELQAKLKTLNSMATKFHYDTSELNSLNRNYLEMVTKLYKMVPYEEIKIRSCNSLLFNRQCSNPARITAKLEQIRIDSVVEGKINKYKERHDKIINGMLKLNVEEFARCVEQLSGIMRLLIANNSVQRATVVTNTGIYFFYTVVENLTDVTMKFQPTNDLYSQLLYELNIFLHEHQENQGFKILQLALKRVDLIKQLSAAFVPYRTPPQNFLKMYQFLVESYLKRCDTKILFVLLSKFDLVTWLESFQPKLSDINQLLQLVLQGLECWSQPDSSLLQDQFRRHLIHVFEYDYPQHYGEVLQMVLDRISEQKLMPVVLLDLLNSLLARFKSKPMTLDAKIDEVVEISIDFASRQNLFNLKGATDTVLLFARHFQKERLHHGLHGLYPKHKDYCNPLAMWFSCMGHVVVVTAISTFQDMLADQISDVVFGSIIELYSPWLVPYTEETLQHSTANWIRQLTVKDKILLPWSEQHANKSKIMIKSLVDILSFVLDNLPASHVTLSHMFSWYVHHFGIPKLDFYIYTNIHEGMGALPWERFKPQPAQIDLFHENLQKFIPSAHAMMGHIFIRINWIAWFEETYPTIPSNMRAEVISRLFTVFVKISFEPNIHININTSKILEDAIKFPWYMVSYAALESLFKWFVTTIDYPIILQMPTETNYADRAVLDLLRLSCALMPEQATSWEAIMQPIHYATAKRILYTRNYIVLLCLTVTKNPKLMSTKEGMNAMNAAFTELLNTLDRAVRATVGSKTIDEQKREALNLMVEIMVPMQTQRLETSNQLVDTLIQWQAQCESGNFLLCSTLNAIGHMKTFVTGTYPLLESTIAHYFRTSTESQDWHTPTWKALRQILEASFSKMDLMPILRGPFFLTLHMFFIHKMEQITNVGDKITFLQDVCQLVEGCKTNPYTEPRLALVWCAIISRGCQILCETQNVKKVLFMFASYMCLTSTQSEGWGDTLLGAIGLKTDVVTNKRKALARCLACVLYSLFPAMSSTGPYPCSEFELSLHELTVLLANKKFADIKQQIIAAIGIIKEESTPALRDVPQLVFRLIGIFYNSVFIPTVPELWAFESRLT; encoded by the exons ATGGCGACTTTGGAAAAACCAAAAGtg AAaacaaagaaatcaaaaacgaaacaaaaaccGGAAGTATCCATAAACACCTTGGCTGCTTCTGAGCAGCAGTCAAAAGACATAAATAAGACTACAACTAAAAGCGACTTGTCTAATGAGGATATAGAACCTGTGGACTTTGAACAGTTTGCAACTACCAGCACACGCGACATTATAAGTCAAGAATGTGGCATAGCTTCTGAATATGTGGAGCCGGTTGAAAGTACGCCAGCATCCGGCAACATATTGGCGGAACAGCTTTCCCTAGCAGAAGAGCTTGCTCATGTAGATGAGGTCAAAGAAAACCAAATAGTTACACCATCTCCAACGGATTTGCAAATAACACCAACAGCACCTGTCGATAATGTCCCCAAATCTTTACCAACTCCAATTGCGCCCATAGAAACTGTACCGGTTTTGCAATATCCTAATCTTACAACCTTGCAGCATGTTGAAACTAAATCAAATGTGGTGTATAAACCAACAAAGGCTACTTCGCCTAAATATTCCTTCACCAACAGTCAATTGCTGCCATTTACGTTGGAGCAACGAAAGCAACTATACCATTGCCCCGATTTAGACTTAGTCCAGCAATTCgaattagattttttaatgaACTCCTTGTTGGAAACGTATGAAAATGATCCGCTATACGCAGCGCTGCTTGAATACTATAACTTACAAAGTAAACTCTCTGTTAATATGTATGACGTGGATAAAGCAAGAAAATTAGTCACAAATGCACAGAAACAAATTTGGACGGAGGTACCAGTCACAAAGACTTTTTCGGCCGCTTGTGGCGATAGGGTGATAGTAAAAGAAACTGTTACATACAA CGTTGCTCAAGTAGTTGGAAAGAACCTGGAGAACACTTCAGCCGCATTAAATAATCTCTATGAATTAGTCTGCAACACATACACCACAAATTtaataacagcaaaaataaCCAAAGTGAAg ATAGATCAAATGATTGACGACATAATTTCACCCAACTGCCTGGTAAAGTTGGCACAGAAGGAAAGAATTACTTTAGAAAAACAACTCGATCCTTCAGTAATTCCATATGTGGCACATTTACGACGCTCTatatctattttatttaatttcgtgCGTAAATTGAGCCCAAATAAG GACTTTTCTAACGATCTAAAAATGTGGGTTCGCAAATTAGTTTCATTACATCTGCTCGTTGCGACTAAAGAAGATCACTGGTTTCTACTATTCAACATATTGCGCTGTCCCAGTGGTGTGGGTGATTGGGCAACAGAGCTGCTTCAAATTCCATTTGGAGACAGCACATCAACCGAAGCTACGACCAGCGCTCGTAATAGCGAAATACCTCTAAATATCAATTCACCGGAAATGAGTAATTGTATAGCGACATTGCAGATATTGCTTTTGCCCATAAAAAAACGCAACGAATACCTgaaagattttgaaaaa GAAATATCGGATCCTGCGCGTGATGAACGCTGGATTCTCATTGATTCCGATGGCGAAGACAGTCACAATGCAAATGGTGAATGCGTGGGTTTAAAGGAGAGCGATTTGATTGCCTTTCTCAATCAAATACCTTTTGGAAAAGTCTTCAT TTCTGCTTTAAGTATTGAACAATTTCTAAATGACTATGTAGTTTCACCAGATCTCATATTGGCCAACGATGTGCTGCGTGTGATcacatatttttcgaatttgatagaaattttcGGTGAAGGCATGTTGACATACAACACGGAGCGTTACAAACAGCTGGCAAAGCGGCTGGGCCGGCTTATACGCCACACACTACAATATAGTAGTGATTATTACGACCTATTCAT GCACAACTCTATCCCCAAGGATGCAAAAACATGTGAGCGCATTTCCGTGGAACTAAATACACTATTATTCAAGGCATGTAGCTACATATATCGATCGCGAAATTTGAGTACATGGCAATATTTTTCATCGTTGCCCTTCCATTCACTTGACAATGAAATTAcatggcaaatattttattatttaaatatcagTTTTCCAAGGGAGATGCCAGCAGTTCAAATAG ATTATAGTGAGCTCATTAACACGCCAGAGTTCTGGAAGAAATTCAATGTTGCTAATGCAGATTCATCCGCCGAGGACTTATACTATTTGTTACAGGCCTTTTTCGAAATTGCTAATGAACGCGACAGAGCCAAAGATTGGgagttaataaaaacaatttgtcTGCACATCttcaat atcGGCTATGTGAACGTGAACACACGCGAAATTTGCTACAAAACATCACGGGACATGCTTGTCAACTTAACACTCTCCTATGAAGATCTTATCACTTGCTTATTATTACAACTTAAAGTACGCTTTAATGAAATCGAAAATGGTATCTATCTCATAAAGTCCTTACCATTGGAGAATTGGAAACCTGGCATGGACAGTTTTGAAATTCTATCCAATTGGCTGTTACATTTTGACTATGCATCGCAAGAGAATATGCTTGCGCGCATTGTGATCAGTCACTTGAATTGGAGTTTCGATTATGATGGACGTCTCTTTTTGCCGCATAACATACACTTACGCATGGCGTGTTTGGTATCCGAAGCGCTGAACAAGCATGCACCCGAAGTTATTGGTTTATCTGGCATTTCCGAGGGTGTACGACAAGTTTCAAATCTTATTGACTTATCAATATCCTCAAAGGAGCAATTCTCAACCTGGTGTTGGACAATGATATCATTATTGCGTTTGCATTTGATGGATCAAGGTGTTGAGTCGATAAAGCGCACGTTGCGCAACCCCACCGAACCGCTAATGTTTGTGCCTGAACTGGAGCATATCCAGATGATTTATCAGGGTGTTACCGAGAATCGCCCACTTTCTGTTTATGTCGCTGTACTGGTTAGCCTTCATGGGCATACAATACCGCTGATTTGCCAGAAGGGACTCGAGCTAATGAAGTTGCTTTTAAACGACTATCGGCATGCAGCTGTTATACGTTGCTTGGAATTGATAGTTCCACTATTTTTAGAGACACCAGAAACGTTAGCCAATTGTGAAAA TTTTCATGCAATATTAAATACCTTACTGAGTGCCGATCGCACCTatttaaaaatggcaaaagacATGATCTATCCCAACTCGATTGGCCCGGTACTGCAGTTGCTCGATAATATGATTCATCACCAAATTACTAGTTACACTGA ttACGCCCTTTCTACGCCACTGAATTTGATAAATGCCTGGTTGAATTTGCTTACCGCGCTCCCCAACTGGCAAAATACCAATGTTGTCTATCTGCTGGACATGATCCTAAGAATTGCCTATCAGTTCTCGGATGCACGTTATCAAGCAGTGGAGTTCTTTCACAACTACTTTaag GGCTGTGATGAGTGGAAGGGTGCCAGCAAAATGTCCACGCTAAAAACGCTATTCGGTTCTGTGCAATTGCGCATACCAACAGTTTCGCCGCTTAATGGTTGGTTGGCGCTGGTGCTGCTGGAGATCGAATTTAAAACGCAAGAAGCTTTTTTCTGGCCAGAATTTCTACGCCAGTTAGCGGTAGCCAATGGTAGAAACTCTCTGGAGGCGGCATTGAAG AAAACATTTGCGACATTCAAGTTGTCGAACACATTTCCACCACAGCTGCTTGTGATCTATAAATATGCGAATGTCATCGCAGGCATGGATATCAGCCACCCTGTATTTCCAATTTTGTGTCagaaatttttcgaattatATTTGAGTAGAGTGCCTTTGGAGTGCGATGAGTACAG TTTTGGCGGTGTTTACGGAGTTTCAGATAAATTTTACGAATTCAATGTGCCTTTGATGAAGAAGATTAGCACTAACTTGAAGGCAGCTGACGTTTTCTATGCAAATGAAGCTACTAAGCGCGCAACGGAAGAGAGTTTAAGCATATTCTACAATGATTGTTCGAA AATTATGAAGACTTATGTGCTATGGTTGCAAGAAACCGTTATAAATCAACATTCCAAAGACGACTGTAATTTTCCACCGCAATATAATAACGAAAAGTTGCGCGAAATCTTACATGGCAACACT TCACATTGGACGGAATTTCTCTATTTGCCCGATATACGTAAACTGCAAAAGCACCAAGCACAACAGTGGGCACAAAAATGTCTGCGTTCCAAAGCAATGAAACAGCTGCGCACGCCTCTGCCACCCAAAACGCACATTGAACCAGCCGCACGCATCAAACAACAGTTAGCATCCTACGATAAGATTTTGGAAGCGCCAAAATATACGAAACCAGTCATTAATACAACAAATGAAATTACAAATCAAACTTTAACGGAACTCCAAGCTAAGCTAAAAACTCTAAACAGCATGGCAAC tAAATTCCACTACGACACCAGTGAATTGAATTCCCTAAATCGCAATTATTTGGAGATGGTTACCAAGCTATACAAAATGGTGCCTTACGAGGAAATAAAGATTCGAAGCTGCAATTCATTGCTCTTCAATCGGCAATGCAGCAATCCAGCGCGCATCACCGCCAAACTTGAACAGATACGCATAGACAGTGTGGTAGAGggaaagataaataaatataaggaaCGGCACGACAAGATCATAAATGGCATGCTTAAGCTGAATGTGGAAGAGTTTGCGCGTTGTGTGGAGCAACTGAGCGGCATTATGcg CTTACTGATTGCTAACAATTCGGTACAGCGTGCCACTGTTGTCACCAATACAGGCATATATTTCTTCTATACCGTTGTAGAAAATCTGACTGATGTTACAATGAAATTTCAGCCGACTAATGATTTATACAGTCAGCTTTTATATGAGCTTAAT ATATTTCTGCATGAGCATCAAGAGAATCAAggctttaaaattttgcaactaGCACTAAAGCGTGTTGATCTAATAAAGCAGCTGTCAGCTGCATTTGTGCCATATCGCACGCCGccgcaaaattttttgaaaatgtaccaATTCCTGGTGGAATCATACTTGAAACGCTGTGATACAAAGATTCTCTTTGTGCTCTtatcaaaa TTTGATTTGGTAACCTGGCTTGAAAGTTTCCAACCGAAACTTAGCGATATAAACCAGTTGTTGCAACTGGTGCTGCAAGGGCTGGAATGTTGGTCGCAACCCGATTCCTCCCTCCTTCAGGATCAATTCCGTCGTCATTTGATACACGTCTTCGAGTATGATTACCCACAACATTATGGCGAAGTTTTGCAAATGGTTTTGGATCGCATATCGGAGCAAAAATTAATGCCAGTTGTGTTGTTGGATTTATTAAACTCACTGTTGGCGCGCTTCAAGAGTAAACCTATGACTTTGGACGCGAAAATCGATGAAGTCGTTGAGATTTCAATTGATTTTGCGAGTCGTCAAAATCTTTTCAATCTGAAAGGCGCAACAGACACGGTACTGTTATTTGCGCGCCACTTCCAGAAGGAGCGTTTGCATCACGGCTTGCATGGTTTATATCCCAAGCATAAAGACTACTGCAATCCATTGGCAATGTGGTTTTCATGCATGGGCCATGTTGTTGTGGTTACAGCCATTAGCACTTTTCAAGATATGCTGGCGGATCAAA ttagtgATGTCGTTTTCGGCTCAATTATTGAACTCTATTCACCGTGGTTGGTGCCATACACCGAAGAGACGCTACAGCATTCGACAGCGAATTGGATACGCCAGCTGACAGTCAAAGATAAAATACTGTTGCCTTGGAGTGAGCAGCAtgcgaacaaaagcaaaattatgaTCAAATCGTTGGTAGATATTTTAAGCTTTGTGTTGGACAATCTACCAG CTTCTCATGTGACACTCTCGCATATGTTCAGCTGGTATGTGCATCATTTCGGCATTCCAAAACtggatttttatatttacacaaatatacacGAGGGCATGGGCGCATTGCCCTGGGAACGATTTAAACCACAGCCAGCACAAATTGATTTGTTCCATGAAAACCTACAAAAA TTCATACCCTCCGCTCATGCCATGATGGGACACATATTTATACGCATCAATTGGATTGCGTGGTTCGAGGAAACATATCCAACGATACCAAGCAATATGCGAGCTGAAGTTATTTCACGACTGTTTACGGTGTTCGTGAAAATTTCCTTCGAACcaaacatacacataaacataaacaCAAGTAAAATATTGGAGGATGCCATCAAGTTTCCTTGGTACATGGTGAGCTATGCAGCGTTAGAGAGCCTTTTCAAATGGTTTGTTACCACAATAGATTACCCCATCATACTGCAAATGCCAACGGAAACGAACTACGCCGACAGAGCCGTGTTGGA TTTACTGCGTCTTAGCTGCGCCTTAATGCCTGAGCAGGCCACATCCTGGGAAGCCATAATGCAGCCCATACATTATGCTACGGCCAAGCGCATACTCTACACACGCAATTACATTGTTTTGTTGTGTCTAACGGTAACGAAAAATCCGAAGCTCATGAGCACGAAAGAAGGCATGAATGCAATGAACGCAGCCTTCACCGAGCTGCTTAACACGCTTGACAGAGCTGTGCGTGCAACTGTTGGCAGCAAAAccatcgatgaacaaaaacgCGAAGCCTTAAATCTTATGGTGGAAATAATGGTGCCTATGCAAACACAACGATTGGAGACATCAAA CCAATTGGTGGACACATTAATCCAATGGCAGGCGCAATGCGAATCCGGCAATTTTCTACTTTGCAGCACTTTGAATGCTATTGGACATATGAAAACCTTTGTGACTGGCACTTATCCACTTTTGGAATCCACTATTGCGCACTACTTCCGCACATCAACGGAGTCACAAGATTGGCACACACCCACCTGGAAAGCGTTGCGCCAAATATTGGAAGCATCTTTCAGTAAAATGGACTTGATGCCTATCTTGCGTGGTCCATTCTTTTTAACGCTCCACATGTTCTTTATTCATAAAATGGAACAGATTACAAATGTCGGTGATAAAATTACCTTCCTGCAGGATGTGTGCCAGTTGGTGGAGGGCTGTAAAACGAA CCCATACACAGAGCCACGTTTAGCGCTGGTTTGGTGTGCGATCATTTCACGTGGCTGCCAGATACTTTGTGAGACGCAAAATGTAAAGAAAGTATTATTTATGTTCGCCTCCTACATGTGCCTGACATCTACACAATCCGAGGGGTGGGGTGACACGCTGCTGGGCGCTATTGGCTTGAAGACTGACGTTGTGACGAATAA acgtAAAGCACTCGCACGTTGCTTAGCCTGCGTTCTGTATTCCTTATTTCCGGCTATGAG TTCCACTGGCCCATATCCATGCTCCGAATTTGAGCTCTCGTTACATGAATTAACGGTGCTATTGGCTAACAAGAAATTCGCAGATATAAAACAGCAAATTATAGCGGCCATTGGCATTATCAAAGAAGAGAGTACACCGGCCTTACGGGATGTACCGCAATTAGTTTTCCGCCTCATCGGTATATTTTATAACAGTGTTTTTATTCCAACTGTTCCTGAACTATGGGCTTTTGAGTCTAGGCTCACCTAA